Below is a genomic region from Paenibacillus rhizovicinus.
ATCGAATATGCGGTAATGGACCGGTCCGGTCGCATTCAAGTACCTGAGCATTATTTGGCTGCTGTAGGCGCCAAGGATGCGGATAAAGTATTGCTGCGGCTGGAAGAGGATCATATCGTTTTGCGGCCGGTAGCGGCGGTTGAGGCAAAACGGGGGGCTGAGAGTACGAACTAAATATTTTAAAGAGAAACGGACGGGTCATCATGAGAGGTAAAGTGAGAATTCAAGAAATCGCTGATTTAGCTGGTGTCTCCAAGTTCGCTGTTTCTCGGGCATTATCAGGCAAGAGCGGTGTAAGCGTTCAAACGAGGGAGAAGATTCTAAGGGTCGCCGGACAGCTGGGTTATTTTAAGAACAATGAACCGCAGCGCATCACGGGCGAGCTGCAAGAATTCGAAGATAACAAGTGGGACGGCACGATCGTTGTCATGTTTCCTAACTTGCGTTATCAGAACAGGGAGCATGTGTATTGGGGGCCGGTCTTTGAAGGGGTGTCTTCGCGCCTCCGTCAACGCGGACTCGACATCATTACGATTACGGAACCGTCCGACGATAATGTATTTAAGCTGCTGAATCCGGAGGCCATACAAGGCATCATAACGATCGGCACGGTTTCTACGCAAATATTGCTGGAAATCAAGAAGATGGACATTCCTGTCGTCATGGTTGACCACATCGATCCCGTATTTGCCTGCGATACGATATTTACGGACAATTTCACCAGCACGCAGCAAATGATGATGAAGCTGATCAGCAAAGGGTACCGCAAATTTCAATTTGTCGGCTGCATCAAGGAAGCGCAGAGCTATCTCGAACGTTGGCTGGCGTTCCGTTCGACGCTCGAGAGCTGTGATATAGTACTGCACCAGGATCCGATGCTGATCGGTCCGGAGGCAGAAGATATCTTTGTCTTATTCGAGAAATATAAGCCTACGGATCTTCCGGAGGTATACGTGTGCGCGCATGACGTTAACGCGCAGTTTCTGATCGAACAGCTGAGCAAGCTGAATATCGAAGTGCCTGTCGATTGTGCCGTGACCGGGTTCGACAACACTTGTCATACCCATCCGATTCTTGCGACAGTGAACGTGAACAAAGAGCTGCTCGGAATGAGAGCGGTCGACCAAATGTTATGGCGCATCCAAAACCCGGCTTCTGCGCACGAGAAAAAACTGATTTATGCCGATGTTGTCCTGCGCGAGAATTATGCGTATTCCCTTCAACACGATGGAGCTCGTGACAGCGTGGATGCGGGAACCTAAAATTTTTCTAAAGTTAGGTTTTCTGAAGTTAGCTTATGTTAAATTATCATCATTACTAAGTAGATAGCAACGCATTATGTTCTGCGAGTACCTTCATCAAATCAACAACCACGCAAACTTCTCGTCTTGTCTCATCTCGAAAGCGAAGATGGGACGCACCTCATAATGACAACGCTTTCAAATCCGTTAGTTCCATCTTGCCAGCTGCTTGCACAGAGAATGAA
It encodes:
- a CDS encoding LacI family DNA-binding transcriptional regulator, with amino-acid sequence MRGKVRIQEIADLAGVSKFAVSRALSGKSGVSVQTREKILRVAGQLGYFKNNEPQRITGELQEFEDNKWDGTIVVMFPNLRYQNREHVYWGPVFEGVSSRLRQRGLDIITITEPSDDNVFKLLNPEAIQGIITIGTVSTQILLEIKKMDIPVVMVDHIDPVFACDTIFTDNFTSTQQMMMKLISKGYRKFQFVGCIKEAQSYLERWLAFRSTLESCDIVLHQDPMLIGPEAEDIFVLFEKYKPTDLPEVYVCAHDVNAQFLIEQLSKLNIEVPVDCAVTGFDNTCHTHPILATVNVNKELLGMRAVDQMLWRIQNPASAHEKKLIYADVVLRENYAYSLQHDGARDSVDAGT